The proteins below are encoded in one region of Alistipes indistinctus YIT 12060:
- a CDS encoding ribosome maturation factor RimM codes for MLEENAKAVARVSKTFGQNGELTLNLYDSFPQDFNPSEPLFVVIDKLAVPLFCDRFQRRGRSGAVVAFGDIDTERRAAELIGLELYLSPGPDEEDDEGDGLIYLEDLVGYTVRLTGENPDTPVSNPPPSSSSPESKPASEPGLKHSETGSDEQRSGCSADRIEEFIDGENPLFRVRIGSREVLIPAVEEFIADIDQERQSIEFDLPEGLLELYS; via the coding sequence ATGCTTGAGGAGAATGCAAAAGCCGTAGCACGGGTATCCAAAACGTTCGGACAAAACGGCGAACTTACCCTGAATTTATACGACTCCTTCCCTCAGGATTTCAATCCGAGCGAACCGTTGTTTGTCGTCATCGACAAATTGGCGGTTCCTCTTTTTTGCGACCGTTTCCAGCGGCGCGGCCGTAGCGGAGCGGTGGTCGCCTTCGGGGACATCGATACCGAACGGCGCGCGGCCGAACTGATCGGGCTCGAACTCTACCTGAGCCCCGGACCGGACGAAGAGGATGACGAGGGCGACGGGCTAATTTACCTGGAAGACCTTGTGGGCTACACCGTCAGGTTGACCGGAGAAAATCCGGATACGCCCGTTAGCAATCCGCCCCCCTCCTCATCGTCACCCGAGTCCAAACCTGCGTCCGAACCCGGGCTTAAACATTCCGAAACCGGCAGTGACGAACAGCGGTCCGGCTGTTCCGCAGACCGGATCGAAGAGTTTATCGACGGGGAGAATCCGCTGTTCCGGGTCCGGATCGGCAGTCGCGAAGTGCTGATTCCGGCCGTCGAAGAGTTTATCGCCGACATCGACCAGGAACGGCAATCGATCGAATTCGACCTGCCCGAAGGACTGCTCGAACTCTACTCCTGA
- a CDS encoding 30S ribosomal protein S16 → MPVKIRLARHGKKGYAFYHIVVADSRAPRDGKFIEKIGTYNPNTNPATIDLSFEKALEWLQKGAQPTDTCRSILSYKGVMYKKHLLGGVSKGAFTAEAAEAKFDKWIEQKAGKIAAKASKISGDKEAAMKARLEEEKKIKEERAKALEAKRAEEAAAAAAAAAEEAAQGEDATEEAAAPAEEAPAAEA, encoded by the coding sequence ATGCCTGTAAAAATCAGACTTGCACGCCATGGTAAGAAGGGCTATGCCTTCTATCATATCGTCGTTGCAGACAGCAGGGCGCCACGTGATGGTAAATTTATCGAAAAGATCGGAACCTACAATCCGAACACGAATCCTGCTACAATCGACCTGAGCTTCGAGAAAGCCCTGGAGTGGTTGCAAAAAGGCGCTCAACCCACCGACACCTGCCGTTCGATCCTTTCATACAAGGGTGTCATGTACAAGAAACACCTGCTGGGCGGCGTAAGCAAAGGCGCATTTACCGCCGAAGCCGCCGAGGCCAAGTTCGACAAATGGATCGAGCAGAAGGCCGGCAAAATCGCGGCCAAGGCCAGCAAAATCAGCGGTGACAAAGAGGCTGCCATGAAGGCCCGCCTCGAAGAAGAGAAGAAGATCAAGGAAGAACGTGCGAAAGCCCTCGAGGCCAAACGTGCTGAAGAGGCAGCCGCTGCCGCAGCTGCTGCTGCCGAAGAGGCCGCACAGGGCGAGGACGCAACCGAAGAGGCTGCCGCGCCTGCCGAGGAGGCTCCCGCAGCCGAGGCTTAG
- a CDS encoding glycosyltransferase family 4 protein: MLPLYLYIVAGFLLAVTVGRMLIPKIILISKKKRILDMPNARKVHSSQIPRLGGVAFFPAIMMAYWFVRGLFWQFNTFDAVVPFEDFLFFTTGLMLICIVGITDDISGLSYKCKFVFQVVGALLLVLPYCYIDNLQGLFGLYAIPAWAGVPFTLLLLVALVNAANLIDGVDGLCSGLGVLIFSVLSLLNLLAGNAHLALLGACAVGATLVFFMYNVFGRKLKIFMGDSGSLILGYIAAFLCLQLVVGAQHGHTVPHLTLISLMGVVFVPMADMTRVFAQRILSGKSPFTPDKRHIHHKFLQLGYTHLQCTLMIVLIQAVYIVGNFLLADRVNINVALLINIVAMVVLVLSLNARIRRRERRWL, from the coding sequence ATGTTGCCTTTGTACCTCTATATCGTTGCGGGGTTTCTGCTTGCGGTCACTGTAGGAAGGATGCTGATTCCGAAAATTATCCTGATTTCCAAGAAGAAACGTATCCTGGACATGCCCAATGCCCGCAAAGTGCATTCGTCTCAGATTCCACGGCTGGGCGGTGTGGCGTTTTTTCCTGCCATTATGATGGCTTACTGGTTCGTGCGCGGGCTTTTCTGGCAGTTCAACACCTTCGACGCAGTGGTGCCGTTCGAGGATTTCCTCTTTTTCACTACGGGACTGATGCTGATTTGTATTGTCGGCATTACCGACGATATTTCCGGACTTTCGTACAAGTGCAAGTTCGTTTTCCAGGTGGTCGGGGCTCTGCTGCTCGTACTTCCGTATTGTTACATCGATAATCTGCAGGGCTTGTTCGGGCTGTATGCGATACCGGCATGGGCCGGGGTGCCGTTTACGCTGCTGCTGCTCGTCGCGTTGGTCAATGCCGCGAACCTGATCGACGGAGTGGACGGGCTGTGTTCCGGCTTGGGCGTACTGATCTTTTCGGTGCTGAGCCTGCTGAACCTGTTGGCCGGCAATGCCCATTTGGCCCTGTTGGGGGCGTGTGCGGTAGGTGCGACGCTCGTCTTTTTCATGTATAATGTGTTCGGCCGCAAGCTGAAAATTTTCATGGGAGACAGCGGTTCGCTGATCCTGGGTTATATCGCCGCCTTCCTGTGCCTGCAATTGGTGGTCGGCGCGCAACACGGGCATACCGTGCCGCATTTGACGCTGATTTCGCTGATGGGAGTGGTTTTCGTCCCGATGGCCGATATGACGCGGGTGTTCGCGCAGCGGATTCTCTCCGGTAAGTCCCCGTTTACTCCCGACAAACGGCATATTCACCATAAATTCCTCCAACTGGGGTATACGCATTTGCAATGTACGCTGATGATCGTGCTGATCCAGGCCGTATACATCGTCGGTAATTTCCTGCTGGCCGACCGGGTGAACATCAATGTGGCGCTGCTGATCAATATCGTGGCGATGGTCGTGCTGGTGCTTTCTTTGAATGCCCGCATCCGCCGCCGCGAGCGCCGGTGGCTGTAA
- a CDS encoding MATE family efflux transporter, protein MRLLRTLRGWLPQYRENLSLAVPVMLSQVGQVVVQLFDNAMVGRLGALPLAAVSFGGAVFVIFLFWGTGLSMGLTPLVGEMYARRDYRSSARLLQNALTLYGGVGIVLFAILWVLGDFLGSMGQSPEVAELARPYYGYLAWSVVPFMLFAAFKQFLEGIGNTITGMVVVLTANGVNILFNYLLIYGHWGFPEMGAAGAGLATLISRICMPLFTLGYFLSVPSLRRYFLFFAWIAQGWRTTRRLLAVGLPISMQMVLEVSAFALTLIMMGWIGTVPLAAHQVVLSLSNIVYMVVVGISAATTIMVSHRYGAGDYRGMRRAALASWHLGIVANLLTMACFVAFRRFLPELFTSDRAVIGVAAQLFLMAALYQIPDGLQTIALGVLRGMQDVRITMYYAFVSYIVINLPVGYFCAFILGWGAPGLWVGFIVGLCIAAFLLIRRYRRLYRRLTLD, encoded by the coding sequence ATGCGACTTTTGCGAACTTTGCGGGGCTGGCTGCCCCAATACCGTGAGAACCTTTCGCTGGCCGTTCCCGTCATGCTTTCGCAGGTCGGGCAGGTGGTCGTGCAGCTGTTCGATAACGCGATGGTGGGGCGTCTCGGTGCACTGCCGCTTGCGGCCGTATCGTTCGGCGGGGCGGTGTTCGTGATTTTCCTCTTTTGGGGAACAGGATTGTCGATGGGGCTGACTCCGCTTGTCGGGGAGATGTACGCCCGGCGCGATTACCGGTCGTCGGCCCGGCTGCTTCAGAATGCGCTGACGCTTTACGGCGGGGTCGGTATTGTCCTGTTCGCGATCCTGTGGGTGCTGGGCGATTTTCTCGGCTCGATGGGCCAGTCGCCCGAAGTGGCAGAACTGGCACGCCCTTATTACGGCTATTTGGCGTGGTCGGTCGTTCCGTTTATGCTCTTTGCCGCATTTAAGCAGTTTCTCGAGGGAATCGGCAACACGATTACCGGAATGGTGGTCGTGCTGACGGCCAACGGGGTGAACATCTTGTTTAATTACCTGCTGATTTACGGTCATTGGGGATTCCCGGAGATGGGGGCCGCCGGGGCCGGACTGGCCACCCTCATCTCGCGTATCTGCATGCCGCTTTTTACGCTCGGTTATTTCCTCTCCGTACCTTCGCTGCGGCGTTATTTCCTGTTCTTTGCCTGGATTGCACAGGGATGGCGGACGACACGCAGGCTGCTTGCGGTCGGCTTGCCGATCTCGATGCAAATGGTGCTCGAAGTGTCGGCTTTCGCACTCACGCTGATTATGATGGGATGGATCGGGACCGTGCCGCTGGCAGCACATCAGGTGGTGCTGTCGCTGTCCAATATCGTCTATATGGTCGTGGTCGGAATTTCGGCGGCCACGACGATCATGGTGAGCCACCGCTACGGTGCGGGCGATTACCGGGGGATGCGCCGGGCCGCACTGGCTTCCTGGCACTTGGGAATCGTTGCGAATTTGCTCACGATGGCCTGTTTCGTCGCGTTCCGCCGCTTTTTGCCGGAACTCTTTACTTCGGACCGGGCGGTCATCGGGGTGGCTGCTCAACTGTTTTTGATGGCCGCGCTATACCAGATTCCCGACGGATTGCAGACGATCGCCCTCGGTGTACTACGCGGAATGCAGGATGTGCGCATCACGATGTACTACGCTTTTGTCTCGTATATCGTCATCAACCTGCCGGTAGGTTACTTCTGTGCTTTTATACTGGGGTGGGGTGCACCCGGGCTTTGGGTCGGCTTCATCGTCGGGCTCTGTATCGCGGCCTTCCTGCTGATCCGCCGCTACCGGCGGCTGTACCGGCGACTGACATTGGACTGA
- a CDS encoding adenylate kinase, translating to MFNLVLFGPPGAGKGTQAEKLIEKYGFNHISTGEVIREQIRKGTELGRSVQSYIEKGQLAPDGLVIDIIADYVAKHKDAKGNIFDGFPRTTVQAKAFDEIMEKNGTPVSVMLSLEVPDEELVKRLLLRGKESGRADDSNEGVIRDRIDVYKAQTAVVADHYKPQGKHRAVNGLGTIDEIFGRLCQEIESLNK from the coding sequence ATGTTCAACCTCGTATTGTTCGGCCCTCCGGGTGCGGGAAAAGGAACCCAGGCCGAGAAACTCATCGAAAAATACGGATTCAACCACATTTCCACCGGCGAAGTCATCCGCGAACAGATTCGCAAAGGCACCGAGCTGGGCCGCAGCGTACAGAGCTACATCGAGAAGGGACAGCTGGCCCCCGACGGCCTGGTGATCGACATCATCGCCGACTATGTGGCGAAACACAAAGACGCCAAAGGCAACATCTTCGACGGCTTCCCGCGCACGACCGTGCAGGCCAAAGCCTTCGACGAGATCATGGAGAAGAACGGTACGCCGGTAAGCGTCATGCTTTCGCTCGAGGTGCCCGACGAGGAACTGGTCAAACGCCTGCTGCTGCGCGGCAAGGAGAGCGGCCGTGCCGACGACAGTAACGAAGGGGTGATCCGCGACCGGATCGACGTCTACAAAGCGCAAACCGCCGTGGTCGCCGACCACTACAAGCCGCAGGGCAAACACCGCGCCGTAAACGGTCTCGGCACGATCGACGAAATTTTCGGCCGTCTCTGCCAGGAGATCGAATCGCTGAACAAGTAA
- the thiL gene encoding thiamine-phosphate kinase, whose protein sequence is MAEKKHTPIASLGQFAFVDRLCAPFAPLNPSTVKGCGDDAAVIDAGDKYMLFTTDLLLEGVQFDLTYFPLQHLGYKAVVAGISDILAMNGTPRQVTLALGISSRFSVETVEQLYEGVRYACRDYKVDLAGGDMSASVNGLTIAVSAVGEVAKDKIVYRSGAQVNDLICVTGALGGAYMGLHLLEREKRALDGHPNPHPKFEGYEYLLGRQLRPSARLDIIEELAKIDLVPTSMIDITDGLASEVLHLCKDSDKGARIYLNRLPIAQQTNKMAEELHSDPVVAALNGGDDFELLFTVPLARQEDIFALGIDVIGHITAAGSGVALVTPDDQLIPVQAPGWVVRGDEPASGEDESPADAQ, encoded by the coding sequence ATGGCTGAAAAAAAACACACTCCGATCGCTTCGCTGGGCCAATTTGCCTTCGTAGACCGCCTCTGCGCGCCGTTCGCGCCGTTGAACCCCTCGACGGTGAAAGGCTGCGGAGACGATGCTGCGGTGATCGATGCCGGGGATAAATATATGCTCTTCACGACCGACCTGTTGTTGGAAGGGGTGCAGTTCGACCTGACCTATTTCCCGTTGCAGCACCTCGGCTACAAAGCCGTGGTTGCGGGAATTTCCGATATCCTGGCGATGAACGGAACTCCGCGGCAGGTGACGCTGGCGCTCGGCATCTCGTCGCGCTTTTCGGTCGAAACGGTGGAGCAGTTGTATGAGGGTGTCCGCTATGCGTGCAGGGATTACAAGGTCGACCTTGCGGGCGGCGACATGTCGGCATCGGTCAACGGGCTCACGATCGCCGTCTCTGCGGTCGGCGAAGTTGCGAAAGACAAGATCGTTTACCGCAGCGGTGCGCAGGTCAACGACCTGATTTGCGTAACGGGGGCGCTCGGCGGAGCCTACATGGGCTTGCACCTGCTCGAACGCGAGAAGCGTGCGCTGGACGGGCACCCGAATCCGCATCCGAAATTCGAAGGGTACGAGTATTTGCTCGGACGGCAGTTGCGTCCGTCCGCCCGGCTCGACATCATCGAAGAGCTGGCGAAGATCGACCTGGTACCGACATCGATGATCGATATCACCGACGGTTTGGCTTCGGAGGTCCTGCACCTGTGCAAAGATTCCGATAAGGGGGCGCGCATCTACTTGAACCGGTTGCCGATCGCACAGCAGACCAACAAAATGGCCGAAGAACTGCATAGCGATCCGGTCGTAGCGGCGCTCAACGGCGGTGATGATTTCGAATTGCTGTTTACGGTGCCGTTGGCGCGGCAGGAAGATATTTTTGCACTGGGGATCGACGTGATCGGTCACATTACCGCGGCAGGGAGCGGCGTCGCTTTGGTGACGCCCGACGACCAGCTGATTCCTGTGCAGGCTCCGGGGTGGGTTGTCCGCGGCGATGAGCCGGCCTCCGGTGAGGACGAAAGCCCGGCGGATGCGCAATAG
- a CDS encoding nitroreductase family protein produces the protein MEITLAIDTATCIRCGKCVRVCPSGIFTQQKPDGNTESRTTGTPAGNDQENTPASSSKNRFEIRIVNPETCIVCGHCVAACPTGSVEHGDFPAGKVHKIDYGQLPTPEQVLLLCKARRSNRAITSKPVPPEKLGLILEAAHRAPTASNSQSVSFTVVTDPKKLLEVSDFTIRTFDKVRAKLQNPLLKPVLKPLLPGLYRYVPVFERLKRNHLAGNDPILRHATALIFIHTPASHRFGAADANLAYQNGSLMAESLGISQVYMGFVLSALQQDPKSLARTLGIEGRIHAVMALGVPAFRYPNYIDRKEVQVQQI, from the coding sequence ATGGAAATCACTTTAGCGATCGACACCGCCACCTGCATCCGCTGCGGCAAATGCGTCCGGGTCTGCCCGTCCGGCATCTTCACGCAACAGAAACCCGATGGGAATACCGAATCCCGGACGACCGGAACACCCGCCGGCAACGACCAAGAAAACACTCCTGCCTCCTCTTCTAAAAACAGATTCGAGATCCGGATCGTCAATCCCGAAACCTGTATCGTCTGCGGCCACTGCGTCGCGGCCTGCCCGACCGGATCGGTCGAACACGGAGACTTCCCCGCCGGCAAAGTACACAAAATCGATTACGGACAACTGCCCACACCCGAACAGGTCCTGCTGTTGTGCAAAGCGCGCCGGTCGAACCGCGCGATCACGTCCAAGCCCGTTCCGCCCGAAAAACTCGGCCTGATTCTCGAAGCGGCACACCGGGCCCCCACTGCGAGCAACTCGCAGTCGGTATCGTTCACAGTGGTTACCGATCCGAAAAAGCTACTGGAAGTAAGCGATTTTACCATCCGCACCTTCGACAAGGTCCGGGCCAAGCTCCAAAACCCGCTGCTCAAACCGGTACTGAAACCGCTGTTGCCGGGCCTTTACCGCTATGTGCCGGTCTTCGAACGGCTCAAACGCAACCATCTCGCCGGCAACGACCCGATCCTGCGCCACGCCACAGCACTGATTTTTATCCATACGCCCGCCTCGCACCGTTTCGGCGCCGCCGACGCGAACCTCGCCTACCAGAACGGCTCACTGATGGCCGAAAGCCTCGGTATCAGCCAGGTATATATGGGATTCGTGCTCTCGGCCCTGCAACAGGATCCGAAGAGTCTCGCCCGGACGCTGGGGATAGAGGGCCGTATCCATGCCGTAATGGCGCTCGGCGTTCCGGCCTTCCGCTATCCGAACTACATCGACCGGAAGGAAGTCCAGGTGCAGCAAATCTAA
- a CDS encoding Cof-type HAD-IIB family hydrolase translates to MEPKNIKAIFFDIDGTLVSFQTHGIPSSAARAIETLHSRGTKVFIATGRPFYQINNLGELRFDGYVTLNGAWCIDAQGEVIFSNPIPHEDLEAVNRRLDAGPLFPCAFMTPEQVYINLVNPKVADVARMVGLDPPPVRDLHEVAREEVLQVNIYVGPEEETELMRTVFTHCGSSRWNPAFADVNIRGNNKSTGIDKILARYDIPLSETMSFGDGGNDIPMLCHTGIGIAMGNASDQVKQAADYVTDAVDYDGIANALRHFGLI, encoded by the coding sequence ATGGAGCCCAAAAATATAAAAGCGATCTTTTTCGACATCGACGGCACGCTCGTCAGTTTTCAAACACACGGGATTCCCTCGTCGGCCGCACGTGCCATCGAGACGCTCCACAGCCGCGGCACCAAGGTATTTATCGCGACCGGACGTCCCTTCTACCAGATCAACAACCTGGGAGAGTTGCGCTTCGACGGCTACGTTACGCTCAACGGAGCCTGGTGCATCGACGCGCAGGGCGAGGTGATCTTCAGCAATCCGATCCCGCATGAAGACCTCGAAGCGGTGAACCGGCGGCTGGACGCAGGGCCGCTTTTCCCGTGCGCCTTTATGACCCCGGAACAGGTATACATCAACCTGGTCAACCCCAAGGTGGCCGATGTGGCGCGCATGGTCGGGCTCGATCCGCCTCCCGTGCGGGACCTGCACGAGGTCGCCCGCGAAGAGGTGCTCCAGGTAAATATCTACGTCGGCCCCGAAGAAGAGACTGAACTGATGCGCACGGTCTTCACGCACTGCGGTTCGAGCCGCTGGAACCCCGCTTTCGCCGATGTCAATATTCGCGGCAACAACAAAAGCACCGGCATCGACAAAATCCTGGCCCGGTACGACATTCCGCTCAGCGAAACGATGTCGTTCGGAGACGGCGGCAACGACATTCCGATGCTGTGCCATACGGGAATCGGCATCGCGATGGGCAATGCCTCGGACCAAGTGAAACAGGCCGCGGATTACGTGACGGACGCCGTCGACTACGACGGTATCGCCAATGCACTGCGGCATTTCGGACTGATTTGA
- a CDS encoding ribonuclease Z — MTFRVTILGSSSASPTPKRNPSAHALNVHEQFFLVDCGEGTQKQLRSAGINPLKLNAVFITHLHGDHVFGLFGLISTMGLMGRRTPLKVYAPRPFDEILANHLHYFDAALPYQVQWHEVRTREHELLYENKVLEVWSVPLRHKIPAAGFLFREKTPPLNLLKEAIGRYGLNVAQCVAAKRGEDIPLGDGTTIPNQQLTYTPYEGRSYAYLSDTLYSAKAARLVTGVDLLYHEATFAEQDKTMARETGHSTASQAAKAALAAGARRLLIGHFSSRYKDASGLVEEARELFAETEAVVEGRSYDIPVKKTQPE, encoded by the coding sequence ATGACGTTTCGGGTTACCATATTGGGTAGCAGTTCGGCATCCCCGACTCCGAAGCGTAATCCCTCTGCTCATGCACTGAACGTGCATGAGCAGTTTTTTTTGGTCGATTGCGGTGAGGGTACCCAGAAACAGTTGCGTTCGGCCGGGATCAACCCGCTGAAACTAAACGCCGTATTCATCACGCACCTGCACGGAGACCATGTTTTCGGACTTTTCGGGCTGATTTCGACGATGGGACTGATGGGACGGCGTACGCCGCTGAAAGTCTACGCCCCGCGTCCGTTCGACGAGATACTGGCGAACCATTTGCACTATTTCGATGCGGCACTCCCCTACCAAGTACAGTGGCACGAGGTGCGCACGCGCGAACACGAACTGCTGTATGAAAACAAGGTGCTCGAAGTGTGGTCTGTCCCGCTGCGGCATAAGATTCCCGCCGCCGGATTCCTTTTCCGGGAAAAGACCCCGCCGCTGAACCTGCTCAAAGAGGCGATCGGACGCTACGGGCTGAATGTCGCCCAATGCGTGGCAGCCAAACGCGGTGAAGATATCCCGCTCGGCGACGGCACGACGATCCCGAACCAACAACTGACCTACACTCCCTATGAAGGGCGCAGTTATGCTTACCTGAGCGATACGCTCTACTCGGCCAAGGCAGCCCGGCTCGTGACGGGCGTCGACCTGCTCTACCACGAAGCGACATTCGCCGAACAGGACAAAACCATGGCGCGTGAAACGGGCCACTCCACGGCATCGCAAGCCGCCAAAGCGGCACTTGCCGCCGGGGCGAGAAGACTGTTGATCGGGCATTTTTCATCCCGGTACAAGGATGCATCCGGATTGGTCGAAGAGGCCCGCGAACTTTTCGCGGAGACCGAAGCGGTGGTCGAAGGCCGAAGCTACGACATCCCGGTAAAAAAGACCCAACCGGAATAA
- the rpsA gene encoding 30S ribosomal protein S1 yields the protein MTTKTDNQQEQKAVVAPVNLDTFDWNAYENDLGVYNAPKEEIEAKYDQTLSKVQVGEVVEGTVISLNKREVVVNIGYKSEGIIPVSEFRYNPELAVGEKVEVYVESAEDKKGQLVLSHKKARQLRSWDRVNEALEKDEVIKGYIKCRTKGGMIVDVFGIEAFLPGSQIDVKPIRDYDIYVDKTMEFKVVKINQEFRNVVVSHKALIEAELEAQKKEIMSKLEKGQILEGTVKNITSYGVFIDLGGVDGLIHITDLSWGRVNHPEEIVQLDQKLNVVILDFDDAKKRIALGLKQLSAHPWDALDANLKVGDKVKGRVVVMADYGAFVEIAPGVEGLIHVSEMSWSQHLRSAQEFMKVGDEVEAVVLTLDRDERKMSLGLKQLTPDPWADIETKYAVGSRHTAKVRNFTNFGVFVEIEEGIDGLIHISDLSWTKKVKHPSEFTQIGADIEVVVLEIDKDNRRLSLGHKQLEENPWNAFEQQFAVDSIHTGTITELNDKGAVVSLGDNVEGFAPAKQLAKEDGTTAKAGETLEFKVVEFSKATKRIILSHSRLNEEIKRAEVQAERAEKKRSDDATKDSVKKLNASVEKTTLGDISGLAELKAQMEAAAEKPKKAAAKKSAKAEEASAETEE from the coding sequence ATGACAACAAAAACTGACAATCAACAGGAACAGAAGGCCGTTGTGGCTCCGGTAAACCTCGACACGTTCGACTGGAACGCTTACGAAAACGACCTGGGCGTCTACAACGCACCCAAGGAAGAGATCGAGGCCAAGTACGACCAGACCCTTTCCAAAGTACAGGTAGGCGAAGTGGTCGAAGGCACCGTGATCAGCCTCAACAAACGCGAGGTGGTCGTAAACATCGGTTACAAGTCCGAAGGCATCATCCCCGTGAGCGAATTCCGCTACAACCCCGAACTGGCCGTAGGCGAGAAGGTGGAAGTATACGTGGAGAGCGCCGAGGACAAAAAAGGCCAGCTGGTCCTCTCACATAAAAAAGCCCGTCAGCTCCGCTCGTGGGATCGTGTCAACGAGGCTCTGGAGAAAGACGAGGTTATCAAGGGTTACATCAAGTGCCGCACCAAGGGCGGTATGATCGTCGACGTATTCGGCATCGAGGCGTTCCTGCCCGGCTCGCAGATCGACGTGAAACCGATCCGCGACTACGATATTTACGTAGACAAGACCATGGAGTTCAAGGTCGTGAAGATCAACCAGGAGTTCCGCAACGTGGTCGTATCGCACAAGGCGCTGATCGAAGCCGAGCTCGAAGCACAGAAGAAGGAGATCATGTCAAAGCTCGAAAAAGGCCAGATCCTCGAAGGTACCGTCAAGAACATCACCTCTTACGGCGTATTCATCGACCTGGGCGGCGTAGACGGCCTGATCCACATCACCGACCTGAGCTGGGGCCGTGTGAACCATCCCGAAGAGATCGTCCAGCTCGACCAGAAGCTCAACGTCGTAATCCTCGACTTCGACGATGCGAAAAAACGTATCGCACTGGGCCTGAAACAGCTTTCGGCTCACCCGTGGGATGCACTGGACGCCAACCTGAAGGTGGGCGACAAGGTGAAAGGCCGCGTAGTGGTTATGGCCGATTACGGCGCGTTCGTAGAGATCGCTCCGGGCGTAGAGGGCCTGATCCATGTATCGGAAATGTCCTGGAGCCAGCACCTGCGTTCGGCACAGGAGTTCATGAAGGTGGGCGACGAGGTGGAAGCCGTTGTGCTGACCCTCGACCGCGACGAGCGCAAAATGTCGCTCGGCCTCAAACAACTCACCCCGGACCCCTGGGCTGATATCGAGACCAAATACGCCGTAGGCTCACGCCACACCGCCAAAGTGCGCAACTTCACCAACTTCGGCGTATTCGTAGAGATCGAAGAGGGTATCGACGGCCTGATCCACATCTCCGACCTGAGCTGGACCAAGAAGGTGAAACATCCTTCCGAATTCACGCAAATCGGTGCCGACATCGAAGTCGTTGTCCTGGAAATCGACAAAGACAACCGCCGCCTGAGCCTCGGCCACAAGCAGCTCGAAGAGAACCCCTGGAACGCATTCGAACAGCAGTTCGCCGTGGATTCGATCCACACAGGAACGATCACCGAGCTCAACGACAAGGGCGCCGTGGTTTCACTGGGCGACAACGTCGAAGGCTTCGCTCCGGCCAAACAGCTCGCCAAAGAGGACGGCACGACCGCCAAAGCGGGCGAGACGCTCGAATTCAAGGTCGTAGAGTTCTCGAAGGCCACCAAGCGCATCATCCTGTCGCACTCTCGCCTCAACGAGGAGATCAAACGCGCCGAGGTACAGGCCGAACGCGCCGAGAAGAAACGTTCGGACGACGCCACCAAAGACTCTGTCAAGAAGCTCAACGCATCGGTTGAAAAGACCACCCTGGGTGATATCTCCGGCCTGGCCGAGCTGAAAGCCCAGATGGAGGCCGCCGCCGAAAAGCCGAAAAAAGCTGCCGCCAAAAAGAGCGCCAAAGCTGAAGAGGCTTCCGCAGAAACCGAGGAGTAA